A region of the Arachis hypogaea cultivar Tifrunner chromosome 15, arahy.Tifrunner.gnm2.J5K5, whole genome shotgun sequence genome:
taaaaatatttgatgtctaaagaaaattagtcaaaaataattataatttatttcatttaatatttattaattattataataattaataaatactaaataagataagttctaattttttttttgttttcttaatattattgataaaatGGATCGTGTTAATATTTGAAACATTCTAAATAAGGAAATCAACATGTAAATGAAATATCAGGTGCTTGATATGGTAGCATGAAACGTATCGCCTCTATTTTTTGGTCTAAAAATATAAACATGTGTAGGCCAATTGTCTTAGAACGCCTGTTGGGCTACAAATTATTAAGTAATAGTTTAGTAAATGTAATACAGTAAGAGTATAAGGAGAGCGTACTAATTAGAATGATTTAGTTTTAGACTATCTTCGGTAGAaaactcattttaatttttatttatgacttatttatcataaaaaataattttatattaatttttgtgttataaacagtgaataaaaatttaaaatatttctcttttctattaaaaaaattaactttaatttttattgtgatctcacttaattaattaattaaaataattaaaattaatgtagttattattttttttaataatattatttaaatttataaatttaaaaataatttattattaaaatattaatattaaaaaaattcatatataacaataatacataatATCTAATTCAAGATtatactaatttgtaaaattacttaatttaaaaagaaaaatatagttaagcTCTATAGTTAACGACAAGCATTATGAAATTgtcatatgtgttcaatcaagtcctctttcaaCTGTCTATACTGCTGCCTATTTTGAAATTGGAcatttctttggagaaattgatgATATGGTGCAAAATTTTTCTCTCCTAGTTGAGGTTGTGATAAGCCCATTTTCGACCTCGTCATACTCTAAGCCTTGAGAAAAACTTCATGCATAAGTGTCTCTTTCATTCTCAACAATCATATTATTCAATATAATACAAGCTCTTATTATgtttgcaagcttcttctttcCCCAAAAGTGCGCTAGATCACATATAATTGTAAAGCGTGCTTGCAATACTTCGAATGCTCGCTCCACATATTTTCTTTGCCCTTTTTGGTATGTGCAAATAATTTGCGTTTTTTCCTTGtggattttgaaatgtatttgatagtgtgaagttttgatttggaatttGAAAGTTTGAAgtttgagattgttgggtatttggaGTTTGAgaaaaattttgtaaataattgaaaaattagttgagttggtttggatctattttttcgaataaaaaatattagtagaaCTTTAATTTCGTAAACTTTGAAAGAAGATGAACAAGAGTAAAAGAaagtgtgagaatagaagtgtatgtaagtagtatatatagaataaaaaatattaatttattaacaataacaataacatagTAACGACTAATTTTCAACGACTAGTTTTGCAATGGTTAATTTTGTAAAGTGGTTAATGTTCCAAAttccataaataaaaataaataattcactAAAAAATGATTTTGTAatgtgtaaaaaataaaatttatttttttaaacaaatttaattaattataatttaatataataatataaataatatttaatattaatttatcataattatttatattaattataatttaaataattaatataaattattaattaaataaaaatataattatttaatataattaattattatttaaataattatattaaataattaaattatatttaatttattagtaattataataattaattatatacgtaaagtataatatatataaagttaaTACATATTATGTAACGTTGATCTCATATACgtatataaagtatttttaattttattaacaaaatattatttttttaatttaattaacacatgtctatatattattggttatagttgaaagaaaacaaaatagcTAAGAGCAGGATTTCTACCACTTCGAACCACGTAAAagaattctcttcttttttactcTAATGCTAAAGTGTCTTTTTTTTTCTGTAAATGAGGCTCCAATTTATTTTACCATTAGAGTTGCTCTTAGTATAAGAAATtggaatttattatatatatatctaatatataTCTAATTGACTATAATTGAGTGTAGTTGTCCTAGGTAGTGCAGTATATAAATACCTAAGTGCATTGTgtaaaaaagagagagataatataaattctcAATTTTTCATTCTCTCTGTTATTACTCTGCATGTTACTTATATGGTATCAGAAGTGCCACCCGATTCATGGCAAATTCTTTAGCAAATTCTGCACTAGTCTCATCTCATGTCACCAATTCCAATTCGTCATCCATCACAATAACTCAATCACCTCACTAACTCAACCACCTCACAAATCTCTCCCAATTTCACTTGTTGATAAACTCTGAAGATAATTTTCTTACTTGGAGACGCCTTGCAACACTCGCAATATGTGGCTAGAAATTACAAGATCATCTAGATCCTTTCAAAATTCCTCTAAGATTTTCtactcttgaagaagaagcctcACAAACAGTATCCAAGAAATATCAATATTGACATACCGATCATTATAACATGCATTCTTGGCTCTTTGCTTCACTTGATGCTTCCTTTAAACATCATGTTATTGGGTTTGAACTTGCTCATGAAATTTGGAGCAGAATCCATACATACTTTGCTTCTCAAATGAAAGCTCGCATTCGCCAGCTTCAACAACGACTCAGGTCAGTTAAAAAGGTTGGTTCTACATCTGAATATCTTCTATAAATCAAGAATTTAGTGGATTCACTAGATGCAGTTGGGACCCCCATCACTGATTCTGAATACACCAATGTGATTCTTGATGGCTTAAATGAAGATTATCATTCTTTTATAACTATTGTCACTGCCAAAGAACCACCCTATACCATATTAGATATTGAGGCTCTTCTAATGGCACAAGAAGACATCATTGGGCGCTTTAGAAAGCCAGATACATCTATGGTTCATGTTAATGTTGCTCACACCAGTGCTGTAGACAACCAGCAATCTGATTCTTCTTCAGCTTCAAACCAAGGTCGTGGCTACAATATTTTTCTGGACGAGGAGGCTTTGGCCGTAGAGGACGTGGAGGCCGATCAGGTCATGGTAAATTGGGTCATGTTGaccaatcttttcaaaatcaacaatTTCATCTCCAATTCTCATATGCAAACATGGCTCTTCCACTACCCCCATCTTTTCATAATCTTCGTGCTATGATTCCTTACAACACGCATCCTATGCTTACACCAAACATGGCTCTATCAAACCCAAAACCTTCCAATCAAAAGTTATAACTCCCACTGAAAACTCAATCTGCTGGTATTGATTATGATCAGGTGTTTTCTCCTGTCATCAAACCAGTAACCATACGAATAGTGCTAACTCTAGCTCTCTCTAAAGGCTTAGAAGATTCGACAATATGATTTTTATAATGCTTTTTTTAATGGTCAACTTACTCAAACCATTTATATGGCCCAACCACCAGGTTTTAGATACTCTGATCTTTATCTTGTATGCAAATTAAATAAAGCTATTTACGAGTTGAAGCAGGCACCTAGAGCATGGTATTTTACTCTTACTGCGGCATTTAGAAAATTTGGCTTTCAATCTGCCAAATCTGATCCTTCCCTACTCATCAAGGTCACAGCAACATCAATCACATATATCTTAATATATGTGGATGATATGCTTATAACAGGTAGTACTGAGGAAGATATTCTAAACATTGTTAAGCAATTAAATTCAACTCTTCTGTTAAAAGACTTAGAAAATTTAAACTACTTGTTAGGGATAGAAGCTGTATACATTAGTGACAATATTATCTTCCTAAATCAATGTAAATATATTACTAAACTACTTGCAAAGGCAGGAATGCAACATTCTAAATCTGTGATTACACATATAATTACTTCTGTAAAGCTAACATCCATAGGTGGTCCATCATATGAAGATCCAACACTTTATACGTCACTAATTAGAGGATTATAGTATGTTACAGTGACACCACCTGATATCACATATTCAGTAAAGAAGTTAGACCTTTATTCTAAGAAGTTAGACCTTTCTTTAATTAGTCTTGAATGTAACTATAGTCGAGTGTAGTTCGCCCTGGATAATGCAATATATAAATACCTAAGTACATTGTGTAAAAAAGAGATAGATAATACAAATTCTCAGTTTTCCATTCTCTCTGTTATTACTCTGCGTGTCGCTTACATTGTGTTTCAAATTATTATCTTACAtttattgaaaatcaattttatctttctttaccAAATATATTTACTACAACCTTTTAAAAActctctttaaaatattaatatatgattGATTCATTGATTGACAAAGGGTTGTTCATGAAGCATTTCCGTTCACAGATTACACGAGGAAGAAAGAGGCACAACAAAACTCAGTAACAAATGGTATAATAGTCTAAACAAAATGAAaacaatcttattttatttttgtcaacGTAGTGCCAACAGAATTCTACAAAAAATAACATCCTCAGCCATATCCTCTTCTATTATCCATTTTTCCCCCCCACACTTGTTTGATGAATTGAATTCTGTAAACATACATGTTCTAaccaaaatattcaaaatatggGAACACGGGGATTAAGAATCAGCCTTGAGCATTGACTTCAGACTTGCCAATATAAAAAAGAATGCATTGACCTCAAATGATTTAAGCTGCAGCAGTGATGTACTCTATTGCCTGTTTGCATATGCCAGTCATTGTTGCTTCAGGTCCATAAACCTGTAAATGTAAACATATAAGCCTCCTCAAAAcaagaattttctattggtatgtGTTATGAAACAAACCACTTCTCTCAAAAGCTTAAATTGATAGGAGGAAATACATGAATAGATATATTCCTAACACCCTCGCAAAAGCCTCTTTTGGGGTCAACCAGGATCGAATTTTCGACATTTAGGTCATAAAAACTCTGATACCAGGTCATGAAACTACTTTTCTCAAAAGTTTAAGCTAACAGGAAACACATGAATAGTTATATCTCTGATAGTAAGTTAAGGCTGCATTTTTTCAGCTTTTGAAAAACTTATCTTTTACAGCCCAAATCTTCAGCTTCTaggggaaaaaaaaaagctaaatttattcaaaaagaactaaactataTTTTAGTCCTAGAAATCTTCAGCCTAGCTCTTAAAGAAAAATCATAATCTAAACATATTAGCTCTAGAGAGGGAATGGtaagaaggaaaaaagaaaatgaaaaaaaaaaataaaaaataaaacctgAAGCTTGTTACAAGGACAATATTGTATATGATTTTTCTAAGAATAATCTGTTAAGAACCAACGCTTTTAGGGGACTAGAATGTAGTTTTACTTTATATACAATCTACAAGGGCGTCAGTTATGATATAACCTCAATGGGGATGCCAAGCTCCTCTCCGAGGGCTCGCATTTTCTCCAGACCCTTTTGGTAGTTGGGACCCCCTCGCCTCACGTAGATTTGCATCCTTGCTGCTTTTAACTTGGCTTCCTGAATAGCGAATACCTCAACAATTAATTAACAATACTACAAAGAGTTTATGACGATACAGATGAGTAAATCTCTATTTTATGTATTTACCTTTTCTTTTAGAGCTCGAATTATGCCACTAAATGTAGCAGCAACATCAGTGAAGTTAGCAATGCCTCCTCCTATCACAAGAGCTCGCTTTTGGCCATCAGGGTCTGCAGTTGCGGCCTGCAAAGTTATCATGTATTTCATTAGCTATTTTTAGGTAACAATGCCAAATCTCTAAATTGATAGGTAGATCAAAAATAAAGTAGAGAATAAAAGTTAAttacatcaatcacaactctggCATACTGCAAGACCTCATCTTCCTTGGGTGCACCGCTATATTCAGCATAGTTTCCAAGCTCAGATGCAAAGCCAAGGTCTCCAACCTATATTAATATTATACGATGCTGTCAATGAATACTGTAAAGAAATGGATTCCAACTgtgaatttggttttgaaaataagataaacgCACCGTATCAGCGTAGATGACACTAGCACCTCCGCCAGCTACCATTGTCCAAATTCGGCCCTTTGGGTTCAGCACTGTGAATTTCAAAGATGCACTTGTCTGCCAATGTTAAATACAAGAAAAAATTAACTGTTATCATCATAACTAGAAGCAATAGTATTATTCCCATCATCATTAAACTATTGATGACTGCCGAGAGATTAGTATTGGGAATTTGACAGACATGGATAAAATACAGGCCAAGGGATAACATTACATACTAATTAAGGACCTACAAGGGCAGCACTTTTAATCACCTTTTCATCTAATCCATGAATGAAAGCTTCAGTGGCACTCATAACCCTTCCAAATGGCAATGGGAATTCAATGTCTCCCCATCTGCAACAAATATGATGAGGTATGTTATCCATCAACTCCATGCCTCAAATTAGAAATATAGGATCCTATCCTAGATCATAATAGTTGGCATTCGTTAAAGGGGAGGAACCCACTTCTTGAAGTTCTTGAAAGCAGCAGTGTCGTCTAGTTCGCCTCTCATATCCAAAGGATAAGGCTTTCCATCAACCAATGTGAATGGGTTCATCTCTAAGAAAGTGAAATCCAGGTCTAatacaaaagaaaagtaaagtaAGTGAATCAAATAATGGGAggttagaaaatttaaatttaaatgtaaaCGTTAATAAAGTTGATCATGCAATCCCATCCAGTATATTCTATACCTTGAAATATATTGAAAACCACCTTGAGAAATTCCTCAATTTCTCCCTTGATCTGTAAGAAAAGAATTACATAAGAGTATTAAATCACATATTTCAATAGAATTACATCTCGAATCAAGACATTAtgttcatataaaaataaaataaaataaagtgttTAATTACCTCCAAGGGAAGGGTTGCAACAAGTGGGGCAATAGTTTCAGATGTGAAAGACGCTCCAGTTGGAACAAATACAGTCTTAAcctgaaatatataaaaaaaaaaaaaaacattttgtaAGTGTATGTTATGGATCATGAGGAAAGATTTTTATCACAGAAAATATATCGAGTGTCTAATCTGTAATGTCAAGGATATGCATTGCACTACCTTATCCCagttttcttcaatttcaattcctcCACATTCTGAAAAGCTTATGCTGTTCCCAAGCCTCTCGGATACAATGTTAAGGTAAAACTCTTCTTTGTGGGGGACGAAAGGTTCAACAATGAAAGTTGTTATGGGTCCTTTGCAACCACTCATCTCAACCTATATATAAGAGAAAGACATGACCAAAAGTCCAAAAGCATCAACACTAGAGTGGAACCAAAATACTGAGGACAACAGAGAAATGAAAGGTTTTGAGGGAAGAGGAGCAAAGCACCTCGGTTCCAAGTCGCTCTTTCACAAATGAAGCAACTTGTGCCAAATCCAAATTCAAGGCAACCAAGCCACTCTTGCCACGCTTCCCGAACAACATATCAGGCTTCACAACCAATTTTGAAGATGAAAGCCAAGGTTCCTTCTCTTGAAGCTCAGCGAAATCAGTGGATGATGTAACCTGAGGCACAAACCACAACAAAATCATTACTCAACCAACCTTGATATGCACACTACACCGAATCACATTTATGATTGTAACTATCACTGAAAAAATGATTTTCTTTTTCCCATTATATGCACATAACATATTAACTAGCTTCAATCACAACTAAAACATTTCCTATTACAATCAAATTAAGAGTATGTTGATTTGCCACTAAACCAATTTGAATTGATGTAGGTTCAGCTATATAGTTAAACAAAATCATGCATCATATCCACATTGTAACTAAAACTTGCATGATTCTGCACACAAAAGATAAAAGTACTCACTTGTGCAGACTTGATCTGCAAGTCTCGGCCAGAGAGTCTCTTAAAGTGCTCCTTCAACAATCTCTTGGAGTCATACTCTCTGATCTTCTTGCGCGCCATTTCTATCTCAACCTATTTCAATAAACCGAAAGCACAAAAAATTCCAAAACAGAAAAACAACccaattatgaattattcattataaACAGATCTGAATTGCCAAAAGCGCTACCAATCCGCAAAACAAAATCCCATTAAAAGTCATGCAAACAAATTCGAAATGAGCTCAATGGGACCTCAAAAAGTGGATCAAAATCGAAGCTTTAAGATTAAACAGAAACAAAAAGAGGGGGAGATTGAAGATCTAGGATTTACCAAAACAGAGAGATGAAACAACAAAGGTGGGTGTGGATAGTTAGATCTAACCGAGAGGTGAAGGAATGATGAGAGGGGTGTGATGGgtgtatatatatagagagagagcgGAAAAAAAGAGAGCGAAAAATAAATGGGAAAGAAAATGATGGGTAGTTGGTTGGTGAATTAGAGAAGAAGGTAGCCAAATAGTAAAAGAGAGTTCAGAAATTGGAACAAACAAACAACACATAAACATGTGGTACCTACCTACTAATCTAccccctcttcttcttcctctcctccttCTTGGACCAACGTAACCACTTAACGTTGTTTCAAAGTTCCAAGTCCCTTAATGGTTGGGATTGTTTGTCTACACTATGCTGCTTGTTGCTGGCGTGCTATTAAGTTCATCCTACAACTTTGTTATTTATTTTCAGATAGAGTAATATGTTTGAATTAGTTgtcaatttaattattaaattaattttaaatttttttgttagataagttaattttttttatattatagtatatatttatataaagagattgatataaaaaattttatgtactcttatatctttaatataaattaatttgtctagcttattaaattttaatataagaattaacttatctaacaaaataaaaggttaaggattaatttaataattaaaatttattataaattaaattattcaacaaaaaatttttgagaaactAATTTGAGATATTACTATCGATAagttaatttgttaaaaaaatctgATGAATTTATGAATTaactttagaaaaataatattttcattctattttttataatatcacttttcacataatttttttacattatatatttgtaaaaaattatagaaaaaaataatattatcatttttcttaattttaattcatttacaatatctttatatgattattttattaaatttatatatttaaataattttttaaataataaatttgataatTGATTATTTTTACTGATGTAACAGTATAAATTGATTTTAATGATGCATGAAAATCAAGCCAATATTTTTCATAGTcattgaaaaatgaaaaattaaattttaagtaactagtattttttatatatattttatcttacaTTAAAGCAATAATATTAAGCAACTctcttttttactaaaaatattgacCCTTTAGAGTATTTTGGATGCttgattttagtttaatttattttgggTCTCATAAAATACTACATAAGTATTTGGAGgctatatattataaaatttgattaaaaactcAATTTGAGATTTGTCAGTTGTGTTCTAAGTCTCtaatgtttgtttttattttaatttaatttttaatttttttaattattttaaattattttaattaaattataaaaatttaactaaataaaaatataaaattataaaattacaaaattaataattatataccaTGTTTAAAAGacacactaataaaaataaattttaaaatattacttaattaagcataacattaaaaaaaacacattacacattaaaaaatagattaaatgATATACTTATATTTTTGACTGTTGGATTAAATAGGgtagaaaatgaaaatgaaagtgatCATAAACTTCCAttgtttgagaaaaaaaaataaaatttacaaatagGATGGGGCTTGAAATTGAGAAGGAATTtgagtatttaaattttgtctcattggatttagaaaaaaaaattggaaaggaAAAAGAATTTTGTGCATTTAAATggggagaaaaaataaaattttgtaaataattgaaaaaacaAATTATGATTGaattttggattatttttttagaatttatttttcatatagaGAGTAACATTGTGTTTTTGCCTAATATTAACATTGGAATATTTTGCTGGTTCGTGGATGCAGCTCTCAACACACGGGAAGCGTGGTGAAACAGCGTCAGCAGCATCGTGGCAGCATCCCGCAACATCGTGGCAGCATGTTGCGTCAGGACTACAGCCAATTTTTGCAGGGATTCGCGCACGTTTTTGAGGAGTTACAAGTGTTCTTTTAATACAGGAAAGGCGTGTTGGAGGTGGTCTGCATGTAGAGGATACTTCCTTCCTTCGAAAACCAGCGATGCAGGCTGAAGCTCTTTAAATAGAGCCCAACTTCCCCCCTTTGATGCATCTGAGTTGAAGAAAATGAGTTTGAGAGAGAAGTCTAAAGTGAAGAAGAAGAGGGTTAGTAGTGTATTAGTGTGTTAATAGtgtgtttaaaaaaaatgattatacataaaaaaaattatcagtttgtattaataaaaaataatatataattatacggTAACTGAAGaatatattatcaattatttaaattatctgGTCTATATAAGTtgataaattttactttttttgtaatttattttttttaattttaattaattttaatttttgtgtgtGTGTTAATAGTATCATATAATGATATaacatattattttaatattatctttatttgtatttaatattattatgctatttaaatttgtaattattaaatttaataaataatataaatattaaactatttttaaataatatttttatttttttagtatattattattttattttatatttgtaattaataaataaagaaaaatataaatatggtCGTATAAATTTATTGAATCTTTTGTTATACTGTGATTATTTTTC
Encoded here:
- the LOC112749995 gene encoding ATP-citrate synthase alpha chain protein 1; translated protein: MARKKIREYDSKRLLKEHFKRLSGRDLQIKSAQVTSSTDFAELQEKEPWLSSSKLVVKPDMLFGKRGKSGLVALNLDLAQVASFVKERLGTEVEMSGCKGPITTFIVEPFVPHKEEFYLNIVSERLGNSISFSECGGIEIEENWDKVKTVFVPTGASFTSETIAPLVATLPLEIKGEIEEFLKVVFNIFQDLDFTFLEMNPFTLVDGKPYPLDMRGELDDTAAFKNFKKWGDIEFPLPFGRVMSATEAFIHGLDEKTSASLKFTVLNPKGRIWTMVAGGGASVIYADTVGDLGFASELGNYAEYSGAPKEDEVLQYARVVIDAATADPDGQKRALVIGGGIANFTDVAATFSGIIRALKEKEAKLKAARMQIYVRRGGPNYQKGLEKMRALGEELGIPIEVYGPEATMTGICKQAIEYITAAA